One region of Acanthopagrus latus isolate v.2019 chromosome 24, fAcaLat1.1, whole genome shotgun sequence genomic DNA includes:
- the gpd2 gene encoding glycerol-3-phosphate dehydrogenase, mitochondrial isoform X1, whose protein sequence is MAFRKALKRTAILGGGAVAAVFGLSQLIEYRKTQHGLARLAHVAAEAELKAPFADELPSRQAQLTALENTEEFDVLVVGGGATGVGCALDAVTRNLKTALVERNDFSSGTSSRSTKLIHGGVRYLQKAIMQLDYEQYMMVKEALHERANLLEIAPHLSAPLPIMLPVYKWWQLPYYWAGIKMYDVVAGIQCLKSSYVLSKTKALELFPMLKKDKLVGAIVYYDGQHNDARMNLAIGLTAARYGAAVANYTEVVHLLKTKDTQTGKEKVCGAHCRDVITGKEFDVKAKVVINATGPFTDSLRKMDNQETQNICQPSAGVHIVIPGYYSPDNMGLLDPATSDGRVIFFLPWEKMTIAGTTDTPTNVTAHPIPGEDDINFILNEVRNYLSPDIVVRRGDVLAAWSGIRPLVTDPNSKDTQSICRNHIVSISDSGLVTIAGGKWTTYRSMAEETLDAAVKAHGLSAETCKTVGLMLEGAKGWTPTLYIRLVQDYGLENEVAQHLAATYGGKAFDVAKIAQVTGQRWPIVGKRLVSEFPYIEAEVLYAIKEYACTAIDVIARRTRLGFLNVQAADEALPRIVQIMGKELDWSQERRTAELEAARKFLYHEMGYRSRSEQLTKTSEINLDYQEVVRYKKRFHKFDKECKGFITTVDVQQVLDSINVQIDENSLHEILNEVDLNKNGQVEIDEFLQLMSAVKKGQVSDSRLAILMKSAEETLDERGPVTVDRSGGGV, encoded by the exons ATGGCGTTCAGGAAGGCTCTGAAGCGGACGGCGATCCTAGGCGGCGGGGCGGTGGCCGCGGTGTTCGGCCTGTCGCAGCTGATTGAGTACAGGAAGACGCAG CACGGATTG GCCCGGTTGGCTCACGTGGCGGCAGAAGCCGAGCTGAAGGCTCCCTTCGCGGACGAGCTTCCCTCTAGGCAGGCGCAGCTCACGGCGCTGGAGAACACCGAGGAGTTCGATGTGCTGGTCGTCGGAGGAGGAGCCACGGGTGTAGGATGTGCCTTAGACGCTGTCACACGCA ACCTAAAGACTGCCCTCGTGGAGAGAAACGATTTCTCCTCGGGGACGAGCAGTCGGAGTACAAAGCTGATTCACGGTGGAGTCCGTTATCTCCAGAAGGCCATCATGCAGCTGGACTACGAACAg TACATGATGGTGAAAGAGGCCCTCCACGAGCGAGCCAACCTCCTGGAGATTGCACCTCACCTCTCAGCGCCGCTACCCATcatgcttcctgtttacaa ATGGTGGCAGTTGCCTTACTACTGGGCTGGGATCAAGATGTACGACGTGGTGGCCGGGATCCAGTGCCTGAAGAGCAGCTACGTCCTCAGTAAGACGAAGGCCTTGGAGCTGTTCCCCATGCTGAAGAAGGACAAGCTGGTGGGAGCCATCGTCTACTACGACG gGCAGCACAATGACGCCCGAATGAACCTGGCCATTGGCCTTACTGCTGCCCGCTACGGCGCCGCCGTCGCCAACTACACCGAGGTCGTCCACCTGCTGAAGACAAAAGACACGCAGACCGGCAAGGAGAAGGTGTGTGGAGCTCACTGCAGGGACGTTATCACAG GAAAGGAGTTTGACGTGAAGGCCAAGGTTGTGATCAACGCCACCGGCCCGTTCACAGACTCGCTGAGGAAGATGGACAACCAGGAGACGCAAAACATCTGCCAACCGAGTGCCGGCGTCCACATCGTCATCCCCGGTTACTAcag TCCTGACAACATGGGTCTGCTCGATCCGGCGACAAGCGACGGTCGTGTCATCTTCTTCCTGCCCTGGGAGAAGATGACCATCGCCGGGACGACCGACACGCCCACTAATGTGACGGCACACCCAATCCCGGGGGAGGACGACATCAACTTCATCCTGAATGAGGTCCGCAACTACCTCAGCCCTGACATAGTAG TGCGCCGCGGAGACGTGTTGGCAGCGTGGAGTGGCATCCGACCCCTGGTGACCGACCCCAACTCCAAAGACACTCAGTCCATCTGCAGGAACCACATTGTCAGCATCAGTGACAGCGGACTGGTCACCATCGCCG gtgggAAGTGGACCACCTACAGGTCCATGGCCGAGGAGACGCTGGATGCCGCCGTCAAAGCCCACGGCCTCTCAGCAGAGACATGCAAGACTGTTGGTCTGATGCTGGAGGGAGCTAAAGGCTGGACGCCGACACTCTACATCCGCCTGGTGCAGGACTACGGACTGGAGAACGAG GTGGCTCAGCACCTGGCTGCTACTTACGGAGGAAAGGCGTTCGATGTGGCCAAGATTGCTCAGGTCACCGGGCAGAGGTGGCCAATCGTTGGGAAGCGCCTGGTGTCAGAATTCCCTTACATCGAGGCCGAG GTTTTGTACGCGATCAAGGAGTACGCCTGCACTGCCATCGATGTCATCGCCCGGCGAACCCGCCTGGGCTTCTTGAACGTGCAGGCGGCTGATGAAGCGCTGCCTCGCATCGTGCAGATCATGGGCAAAGAGCTGGACTGGAgtcaggagaggaggacg GCGGAGCTCGAAGCAGCCAGGAAGTTCTTGTACCACGAGATGGGCTACAGGTCTCGCTCTGAGCAGCTGACCAAGACGTCTGAGATCAACCTGGACTACCAGGAAGTAGTCAG GTACAAGAAGCGTTTCCACAAGTTCGACAAAGAGTGCAAAGGATTCATCACCACTGTGGACGTGCAGCAGGTTTTGGAC AGCATCAACGTCCAGATTGATGAAAATTCCCTGCATGAAATCCTTAATGAGGTGGACCTCAACAAGAACGGACAAGTGGAAATTGATGAATTCTTGCAG CTGATGAGCGCCGTGAAGAAGGGCCAGGTGTCCGACAGCCGCCTGGCCATCCTGATGAAGTCGGCGGAGGAAACTCTGGATGAGCGAGGCCCGGTGACGGTGGACCGGAGCGGAGGCGGCGTCTGA
- the gpd2 gene encoding glycerol-3-phosphate dehydrogenase, mitochondrial isoform X2: MAFRKALKRTAILGGGAVAAVFGLSQLIEYRKTQARLAHVAAEAELKAPFADELPSRQAQLTALENTEEFDVLVVGGGATGVGCALDAVTRNLKTALVERNDFSSGTSSRSTKLIHGGVRYLQKAIMQLDYEQYMMVKEALHERANLLEIAPHLSAPLPIMLPVYKWWQLPYYWAGIKMYDVVAGIQCLKSSYVLSKTKALELFPMLKKDKLVGAIVYYDGQHNDARMNLAIGLTAARYGAAVANYTEVVHLLKTKDTQTGKEKVCGAHCRDVITGKEFDVKAKVVINATGPFTDSLRKMDNQETQNICQPSAGVHIVIPGYYSPDNMGLLDPATSDGRVIFFLPWEKMTIAGTTDTPTNVTAHPIPGEDDINFILNEVRNYLSPDIVVRRGDVLAAWSGIRPLVTDPNSKDTQSICRNHIVSISDSGLVTIAGGKWTTYRSMAEETLDAAVKAHGLSAETCKTVGLMLEGAKGWTPTLYIRLVQDYGLENEVAQHLAATYGGKAFDVAKIAQVTGQRWPIVGKRLVSEFPYIEAEVLYAIKEYACTAIDVIARRTRLGFLNVQAADEALPRIVQIMGKELDWSQERRTAELEAARKFLYHEMGYRSRSEQLTKTSEINLDYQEVVRYKKRFHKFDKECKGFITTVDVQQVLDSINVQIDENSLHEILNEVDLNKNGQVEIDEFLQLMSAVKKGQVSDSRLAILMKSAEETLDERGPVTVDRSGGGV, from the exons ATGGCGTTCAGGAAGGCTCTGAAGCGGACGGCGATCCTAGGCGGCGGGGCGGTGGCCGCGGTGTTCGGCCTGTCGCAGCTGATTGAGTACAGGAAGACGCAG GCCCGGTTGGCTCACGTGGCGGCAGAAGCCGAGCTGAAGGCTCCCTTCGCGGACGAGCTTCCCTCTAGGCAGGCGCAGCTCACGGCGCTGGAGAACACCGAGGAGTTCGATGTGCTGGTCGTCGGAGGAGGAGCCACGGGTGTAGGATGTGCCTTAGACGCTGTCACACGCA ACCTAAAGACTGCCCTCGTGGAGAGAAACGATTTCTCCTCGGGGACGAGCAGTCGGAGTACAAAGCTGATTCACGGTGGAGTCCGTTATCTCCAGAAGGCCATCATGCAGCTGGACTACGAACAg TACATGATGGTGAAAGAGGCCCTCCACGAGCGAGCCAACCTCCTGGAGATTGCACCTCACCTCTCAGCGCCGCTACCCATcatgcttcctgtttacaa ATGGTGGCAGTTGCCTTACTACTGGGCTGGGATCAAGATGTACGACGTGGTGGCCGGGATCCAGTGCCTGAAGAGCAGCTACGTCCTCAGTAAGACGAAGGCCTTGGAGCTGTTCCCCATGCTGAAGAAGGACAAGCTGGTGGGAGCCATCGTCTACTACGACG gGCAGCACAATGACGCCCGAATGAACCTGGCCATTGGCCTTACTGCTGCCCGCTACGGCGCCGCCGTCGCCAACTACACCGAGGTCGTCCACCTGCTGAAGACAAAAGACACGCAGACCGGCAAGGAGAAGGTGTGTGGAGCTCACTGCAGGGACGTTATCACAG GAAAGGAGTTTGACGTGAAGGCCAAGGTTGTGATCAACGCCACCGGCCCGTTCACAGACTCGCTGAGGAAGATGGACAACCAGGAGACGCAAAACATCTGCCAACCGAGTGCCGGCGTCCACATCGTCATCCCCGGTTACTAcag TCCTGACAACATGGGTCTGCTCGATCCGGCGACAAGCGACGGTCGTGTCATCTTCTTCCTGCCCTGGGAGAAGATGACCATCGCCGGGACGACCGACACGCCCACTAATGTGACGGCACACCCAATCCCGGGGGAGGACGACATCAACTTCATCCTGAATGAGGTCCGCAACTACCTCAGCCCTGACATAGTAG TGCGCCGCGGAGACGTGTTGGCAGCGTGGAGTGGCATCCGACCCCTGGTGACCGACCCCAACTCCAAAGACACTCAGTCCATCTGCAGGAACCACATTGTCAGCATCAGTGACAGCGGACTGGTCACCATCGCCG gtgggAAGTGGACCACCTACAGGTCCATGGCCGAGGAGACGCTGGATGCCGCCGTCAAAGCCCACGGCCTCTCAGCAGAGACATGCAAGACTGTTGGTCTGATGCTGGAGGGAGCTAAAGGCTGGACGCCGACACTCTACATCCGCCTGGTGCAGGACTACGGACTGGAGAACGAG GTGGCTCAGCACCTGGCTGCTACTTACGGAGGAAAGGCGTTCGATGTGGCCAAGATTGCTCAGGTCACCGGGCAGAGGTGGCCAATCGTTGGGAAGCGCCTGGTGTCAGAATTCCCTTACATCGAGGCCGAG GTTTTGTACGCGATCAAGGAGTACGCCTGCACTGCCATCGATGTCATCGCCCGGCGAACCCGCCTGGGCTTCTTGAACGTGCAGGCGGCTGATGAAGCGCTGCCTCGCATCGTGCAGATCATGGGCAAAGAGCTGGACTGGAgtcaggagaggaggacg GCGGAGCTCGAAGCAGCCAGGAAGTTCTTGTACCACGAGATGGGCTACAGGTCTCGCTCTGAGCAGCTGACCAAGACGTCTGAGATCAACCTGGACTACCAGGAAGTAGTCAG GTACAAGAAGCGTTTCCACAAGTTCGACAAAGAGTGCAAAGGATTCATCACCACTGTGGACGTGCAGCAGGTTTTGGAC AGCATCAACGTCCAGATTGATGAAAATTCCCTGCATGAAATCCTTAATGAGGTGGACCTCAACAAGAACGGACAAGTGGAAATTGATGAATTCTTGCAG CTGATGAGCGCCGTGAAGAAGGGCCAGGTGTCCGACAGCCGCCTGGCCATCCTGATGAAGTCGGCGGAGGAAACTCTGGATGAGCGAGGCCCGGTGACGGTGGACCGGAGCGGAGGCGGCGTCTGA